In Amaranthus tricolor cultivar Red isolate AtriRed21 chromosome 3, ASM2621246v1, whole genome shotgun sequence, a single window of DNA contains:
- the LOC130808397 gene encoding zinc finger BED domain-containing protein RICESLEEPER 2-like has translation MEKSANSKKRPVEDLEILDDVHDDEVDEGDIRNRRSIVWNEMKRIESDDKSETKAKCNHCKQVFTAKSRNGTSHLKRHLEKCVAKNHRSLKNFMIGTETTCQGQSMSLKNPKIDHEELRKAICMYVVAGAHSFSTVEEPDFKNMLAVACPSYKVLSRHTFRRDALKHYDEERKIVELDVQNASGRICFTSDNWRNDHTQDEYICITAHWIDRNWKLQKRIIRFGALTPPFDGITIAEDVCLCFSKWKIDGKVGSFTLDNANYNNTMPVLDLLMMLWKRLDQLANILGIRYLRKEVLPDCATNLSFRWAAIDHLVEKDIEIKMYLLDDDEWHKVLVIRDFLKVFYNITNEFSASTTPTSNVYFKGVWDIQCMLLETANGPHSFLINMVKEMQKKFDKYWSDYNMLLSCACVLDPRYKLKFVEYCYTVLYGEMIAKEKVAEVRAILCDLLKEYRDVDGEDIGQSG, from the exons atggaaaaatctgCAAATAGCAAAAAGCGTCCAGTGGAAGATCTTGAAATTCTTGATGATGTACATGATGACGAAGTAGATGAAGGGGACATACGGAATCGTCGATCAATTGTTTGGAATGAGATGAAGAGGATTGAATCAGATGATAAAAGCGAAACAAAAGCAAAATGCAATCACTGTAAGCAAGTTTTTACTGCAAAATCTCGAAATGGAACCTCTCATTTAAAAAGACATCTTGAAAAATGTGTTGCTAAAAATCATAGGTCGTTAAAAAACTTCATGATAGGGACTGAAACCACTTGTCAAGGACAATCCATGTCCTTAAAAAATCCTAAAATAGATCATGAAGAACTTAGGAAAGCTATTTGTATGTATGTAGTTGCTGGTGCTCATTCATTTTCTACTGTGGAAGAGCCCGACTTTAAAAACATGCTTGCTGTTGCTTGTCCTAGCTATAAAGTTTTGAGTAGACACACATTTAGAAGGGATGCATTGAAACACTATgatgaggaaagaaaaattgtgGAGTTAGACGTGCAAAATGCATCAGGAAGGATTTGTTTTACTTCGGATAATTGGAGAAATGATCATACACAAGATGAATACATTTGTATAACTGCTCATTGGATTGATAGGAATTGGAAGTTgcaaaaaagaatcattagatttgGAGCTTTAACACCTCCATTTGATGGTATTACTATAGCGGAGGATGTTTGTCTTTGTTTTTCTAAATGGAAAATAGATGGTAAAGTAGGTTCTTTTACATTAGATAATGCGAACTACAATAATACAATG CCGGTCTTAGACTTATTGATGATGTTGTGGAAAAGATTAGATCAATTGGCAAACATTTTAGGCATTCGATACCTAAGAAAAGAAGTTCTACCAGATTGCGCAACAAACTTATCATTTAGATG GGCGGCCATTGATCATTTGGTGGAAAAGGATATTgaaataaaaatgtatttacttgatgatgatgaatggcACAAAGTGTTGGTGATTCGTgactttttaaaggttttttacaATATCACTAATGAATTCTCTGCCTCTACAACACCAACTTCAAATGTTTATTTCAAGGGGGTTTGGGATATTCAATGCATGCTACTTGAAACTGCAAATGgtcctcattcattcttgattaatATGGTAAAAGAAATGCAAAAGAAATTTGACAAGTACTGGTCGGATTATAATATGTTATTGTCTTGTGCTTGTGTTTTGGACCCTCGTTATAAGCTTAAATTTGTTGAGTATTGTTACACCGTTCTTTATGGAGAAATGATAGCTAAGGAGAAAGTGGCGGAAGTGAGAGCCATTTTGTGTGACTTGCTAAAGGAGTATAGGGATGTGGATGGTGAGGATATTGGTCAAAGTGGGTAA